Proteins from a single region of Candidatus Kryptoniota bacterium:
- a CDS encoding aminoacyl-tRNA deacylase, with amino-acid sequence MTKEAYPVTSAIRELREKKVNFIPHFYTYIEHGGTRVSAESLKVSERNIIKTLVLETEFGTPLLVLMHGDMEVSTKQLARVLGVKKVELCSAEVAEKHTGYQFGGTSPFGTRKRLPIYAEKSVFDLQTIYINGGKRGFLVQIDPRDLKRLPDVTEVEVAIDGT; translated from the coding sequence ATGACTAAAGAAGCTTACCCGGTTACATCTGCAATCCGCGAGTTAAGGGAGAAGAAAGTCAATTTCATCCCTCATTTTTACACATATATTGAGCACGGAGGCACAAGAGTCTCAGCTGAAAGTCTCAAAGTATCTGAGCGGAATATTATCAAAACACTTGTTCTTGAAACGGAGTTTGGAACTCCTCTACTCGTCCTGATGCATGGCGACATGGAAGTCTCGACCAAACAGCTTGCCCGCGTCCTCGGGGTTAAGAAAGTAGAACTTTGTTCTGCGGAAGTCGCGGAGAAACACACTGGATACCAGTTTGGGGGAACAAGTCCATTCGGTACCAGGAAGCGGCTTCCGATCTACGCTGAGAAATCTGTATTCGACTTACAGACTATTTACATAAACGGCGGTAAGAGAGGCTTTCTCGTTCAGATTGATCCGAGGGATCTGAAGCGCTTGCCTGATGTGACGGAGGTTGAGGTCGCAATTGACGGAACTTGA
- a CDS encoding MGMT family protein gives MARTVRKPSLYEIIYEGVRKIPKGKVATYGEVARHCGLREHARLVGYALHNLPANSGVPWHRVINSKGEISLPRESGSYELQRSLLESEGIRFSGNRIDLLKYGVAAGAGQANRHHGIKKRRNKKS, from the coding sequence ATGGCAAGGACAGTCAGAAAACCCAGTCTCTATGAAATCATTTATGAAGGAGTCCGTAAGATTCCCAAAGGAAAGGTGGCGACTTATGGCGAAGTCGCGCGCCACTGCGGTCTGCGCGAACATGCGAGGCTTGTGGGATATGCTCTTCATAATCTCCCGGCAAACTCAGGCGTACCATGGCATCGGGTAATCAATTCCAAAGGAGAGATATCATTGCCTCGTGAGAGTGGAAGTTATGAGCTCCAAAGAAGCCTTCTCGAAAGTGAGGGGATAAGATTCAGCGGGAACCGGATCGATCTGCTGAAATATGGAGTGGCGGCGGGAGCGGGCCAAGCAAATCGTCACCACGGAATCAAGAAGCGACGAAATAAGAAATCTTAA
- a CDS encoding NFACT RNA binding domain-containing protein, with amino-acid sequence MADMLNNYYTLLRLVHEFRGRLLATKIFHAVTKKKSTIEIYFEDARGGITALVCSCSPRENFLYALYRGAPKPKGANVLPEIVGKTVDSIAVAVSDRKIVLRFSDSSCLVFLLFGSSANIHYVDGDGMVINSFLRPHDHVGKKIELNPSGVPFPTSMDEVRECAGGPEGELARRLSKRIPTFDSTLARETLFRYEAVIEHGESESSDQKSTGKMISLDRLFEILTEIKNELDNPSPRIYMSDGKAVSFALIRLKHLTMTEFREYDSVNECVRDFVLIHERDDTFMDARKDIVGKLARRIETYKRTISKIDSDVYSNRWTRHQAAAEYLMANHNSIRKGTKEVRITIADGDFTVSLDPSLTPIQNAQIFFAKAKQAKTSVEQSVLRKVELSEKIRGDEILLREANEAGDLNNLESLAKRNPTEAGEKNPFRLFEKYGFMIYVGKNAKNNDELTFGFAKPNDVFLHARGASGSHVIIRNSSRDYPQKPVIKYAASIAAHYSKARSSGVVPVAYTMRKFVKKARGIPGAVLLDREEVIFVKPEIPS; translated from the coding sequence ATGGCCGATATGTTAAACAACTATTACACACTCCTTCGCCTGGTTCACGAGTTTCGTGGGCGGCTTCTCGCTACCAAGATTTTTCATGCCGTTACAAAGAAGAAGTCCACCATCGAAATCTATTTCGAGGATGCGAGAGGCGGAATCACAGCCCTGGTCTGCTCGTGCAGTCCTCGAGAGAATTTTTTATATGCGCTGTATCGGGGAGCTCCAAAGCCAAAAGGAGCCAATGTCCTTCCGGAAATTGTGGGGAAGACTGTCGACTCAATCGCCGTCGCCGTAAGTGACAGGAAAATTGTTCTGAGGTTTTCCGACAGCTCGTGTCTCGTGTTCTTGCTCTTTGGGAGTTCTGCTAACATTCATTACGTGGACGGTGACGGGATGGTGATCAATTCCTTCTTACGGCCTCATGATCATGTCGGTAAGAAGATTGAATTGAACCCATCCGGAGTTCCGTTTCCGACGAGCATGGATGAGGTGCGAGAATGTGCCGGAGGGCCCGAAGGAGAGCTCGCCCGAAGATTATCGAAACGCATACCAACATTTGACTCTACGTTAGCCAGGGAGACGCTTTTCCGATACGAGGCTGTCATTGAGCATGGAGAATCTGAATCTAGCGACCAGAAAAGCACCGGGAAGATGATCAGCCTGGATAGGTTGTTCGAAATCCTTACGGAAATTAAGAACGAGCTTGATAACCCTTCACCTCGAATCTATATGAGTGACGGGAAGGCAGTGAGTTTTGCCCTAATCCGGCTCAAGCATCTGACAATGACAGAATTTAGGGAATACGATTCGGTAAACGAGTGTGTTCGCGACTTTGTTTTGATTCACGAGAGAGATGACACGTTTATGGATGCGCGTAAGGACATCGTCGGAAAATTGGCTCGGAGGATAGAGACTTATAAACGTACGATTTCAAAAATCGATTCCGACGTTTACAGCAACAGATGGACAAGACATCAAGCGGCTGCCGAATATCTGATGGCAAATCACAATTCGATTCGCAAAGGCACAAAAGAGGTTCGGATCACAATCGCGGACGGTGACTTCACTGTTTCGTTGGACCCATCGCTGACCCCCATTCAAAACGCCCAAATATTTTTCGCGAAGGCAAAACAAGCGAAGACTTCAGTTGAACAGTCGGTGCTCAGGAAGGTAGAGCTGTCCGAAAAAATCCGGGGGGATGAAATCCTACTGCGCGAAGCCAACGAAGCCGGCGATCTCAATAACCTGGAGTCTCTTGCTAAGCGCAATCCGACAGAGGCAGGAGAAAAGAACCCGTTTCGCTTGTTCGAGAAATACGGCTTCATGATATACGTCGGCAAGAACGCAAAGAATAACGATGAACTCACATTCGGTTTCGCTAAACCTAACGATGTCTTTCTTCACGCGAGAGGAGCGTCAGGGTCACACGTCATCATCAGGAATTCCTCACGAGACTATCCGCAGAAGCCAGTCATAAAGTACGCCGCCAGTATAGCGGCGCACTACAGCAAGGCCAGGTCAAGTGGCGTTGTGCCGGTTGCGTACACGATGAGGAAATTTGTGAAAAAGGCTAGAGGTATACCGGGAGCTGTGCTGCTCGACCGTGAGGAAGTAATATTCGTCAAGCCGGAAATCCCTTCGTAG
- a CDS encoding HAMP domain-containing sensor histidine kinase, producing the protein MSELVLIAAAIISLLLMLGRGALERQRTLKRELSSSRRIAVVASLRFSPLSSVKESIEKIVHGLIVAYEANHISLEFQSELFGNFSFQTRGSHEKTDGVIRGLSGKIDELSLRLKGLSYAGKPRDRKLIYVVSDQLFTSRLEIKTDKIPYQDEYSNMHEVLWEKMSRLLYSRISEAGMGLLNTAETPFAILDGNGNYSHRNTAFASTVSDREESSITKLSLNFQNADKESSIVNSEDGKSQYLFWKIDTELVMVSIRKGTGITNSDPHISRDDVILRALDDLSVGTVILERDGEHEDSEYKVTNINRGFYRIFGLEGSTAQSDEVEEILTSAVQPNEMKNLLSGEGHSTGEFTYMRRDGLRVRAGVNVLRGVGGSGVIIFEPVEDSRFLMSSYRFLLKATQRLIATGDKRAYLKDLMHGTRSDGVALVRKTPVMETYEISEKVGFIVNVPPLLLEDLPSREFVNSQGYLVIPLKDNDDLSGAVLALNPNPDSIEAVFMGTRLLEAYNSLHNESRRLQFQNAKLLADARRAEAATKSKSEFLANMSHEIRTPLNSVIGFADIIHSEAEELTKEMLADFSGNIVTAGKHLLTLINDILDLAKIETGRMSLDVQEFSLTDVIESIRRILKPLLDKKNVALEIEIEPGLDIFTADTVKFKQILYNLLNNAITYSHERGTVRLSLARSADGIEMKVTDEGVGIKKEDLDRLFKPFIQVGNKSGGTGLGLSLTKKFVELHGGAIWINSSFGLGTTVIVYLPGSPPLVQSEVEDRPDGKKDRIHVITDDDELFGLFATVIDGMGFKLKKVSPHMLESDAFPRDSDTVLVVDASLENLNDEVIAACRDAEKILLLTELTNVRTVTELMKDFGSKVGFIDRRNFTKSELLAELNVAGRS; encoded by the coding sequence ATGAGTGAATTAGTCCTTATCGCCGCGGCCATCATATCGTTGTTGTTGATGCTCGGACGTGGTGCACTTGAAAGGCAAAGGACTCTAAAAAGAGAACTCAGTTCATCCAGAAGGATAGCGGTTGTGGCAAGCCTGAGATTTTCTCCCCTGTCGTCCGTGAAAGAGTCGATCGAGAAAATCGTCCATGGTCTTATCGTGGCCTACGAGGCGAATCATATTTCACTTGAGTTCCAGAGCGAGCTGTTTGGAAACTTCTCATTCCAAACTAGGGGCAGTCATGAGAAAACCGATGGGGTCATTCGCGGATTGTCAGGAAAAATCGACGAACTCAGTCTGAGGCTAAAGGGATTAAGCTATGCTGGAAAACCCCGCGACAGAAAGCTAATATATGTTGTCAGCGACCAGTTGTTCACGTCGCGCCTCGAGATTAAGACGGACAAGATCCCATATCAGGACGAGTACAGTAATATGCACGAAGTTCTGTGGGAAAAAATGTCCAGATTGCTCTACAGCAGGATAAGCGAAGCGGGAATGGGTCTCTTGAATACTGCAGAGACGCCATTCGCGATTTTGGATGGTAATGGTAATTACTCTCACCGCAACACGGCTTTCGCGAGCACAGTCAGTGATCGGGAAGAAAGCTCAATTACAAAACTCTCGTTGAATTTCCAAAATGCCGACAAAGAATCATCAATCGTAAATTCTGAGGACGGCAAGTCGCAATATCTCTTCTGGAAGATTGACACGGAGCTTGTCATGGTGTCGATCCGAAAGGGTACCGGAATCACTAATTCGGATCCCCACATCAGCAGAGATGACGTGATCCTTCGAGCTCTTGACGACTTAAGCGTGGGAACGGTTATTCTGGAGAGGGACGGCGAACATGAGGACTCCGAATACAAAGTAACAAACATTAACCGGGGATTCTACCGGATATTCGGCCTCGAAGGGTCGACGGCTCAATCAGATGAAGTGGAAGAGATACTAACGAGTGCCGTGCAACCGAATGAGATGAAGAACCTTCTGTCAGGGGAAGGGCATTCTACCGGCGAGTTCACATACATGAGGCGGGACGGCCTTAGAGTACGCGCAGGCGTAAATGTGCTGAGAGGAGTCGGTGGATCGGGTGTGATAATTTTCGAGCCAGTGGAGGATTCGCGGTTTCTCATGTCTTCCTACAGGTTTCTCCTCAAGGCAACCCAGCGCTTGATCGCGACGGGCGACAAGCGGGCGTATCTCAAAGACCTAATGCATGGGACTCGCTCCGATGGAGTAGCGCTTGTCAGAAAGACTCCTGTGATGGAGACCTACGAGATCAGCGAAAAGGTCGGCTTTATCGTGAACGTGCCGCCGCTCCTTCTCGAAGATCTGCCCTCGCGCGAGTTTGTAAATTCACAGGGATATCTTGTCATTCCTCTGAAGGACAACGATGATCTTTCAGGCGCGGTGCTTGCTCTTAATCCGAACCCGGATTCGATTGAGGCTGTCTTCATGGGAACAAGACTTCTTGAAGCGTATAATTCCCTACACAATGAAAGTCGTCGCCTTCAGTTCCAGAACGCGAAACTTCTTGCCGATGCCCGCCGTGCGGAGGCAGCAACGAAATCGAAGTCTGAATTCCTGGCTAACATGAGTCACGAAATCAGGACCCCCCTCAATTCTGTGATTGGATTCGCGGACATTATCCACTCGGAGGCTGAAGAGTTGACAAAGGAAATGCTTGCCGACTTCAGCGGCAACATAGTAACCGCCGGCAAACATCTTCTCACACTGATCAATGACATACTCGATCTTGCAAAGATAGAAACCGGCAGAATGAGTCTCGACGTCCAGGAATTTTCGCTTACCGATGTTATAGAAAGCATCCGCAGGATACTCAAACCATTGCTGGACAAGAAGAATGTCGCATTGGAAATCGAAATTGAACCGGGGTTGGACATATTCACTGCGGATACGGTCAAGTTTAAACAGATTCTATATAATCTCCTCAACAACGCGATAACTTATAGTCATGAGAGAGGAACCGTTAGACTGAGCTTAGCGAGGTCTGCAGATGGAATTGAGATGAAAGTAACGGATGAGGGCGTCGGGATTAAGAAAGAGGACCTCGATAGACTTTTCAAGCCATTCATCCAGGTAGGCAACAAATCCGGCGGGACAGGACTCGGCCTGTCGCTTACAAAGAAATTTGTCGAGCTCCATGGAGGCGCGATCTGGATCAACAGCTCGTTCGGACTCGGCACTACCGTAATCGTTTACTTGCCCGGCTCACCCCCATTAGTGCAATCGGAGGTAGAAGATCGTCCGGACGGGAAGAAGGACCGAATTCATGTAATAACCGACGACGATGAATTGTTCGGCCTTTTTGCCACAGTGATCGACGGCATGGGATTCAAGCTTAAGAAAGTGAGCCCGCATATGCTGGAAAGCGACGCCTTTCCAAGAGACAGCGATACTGTTCTTGTAGTCGACGCATCGCTGGAGAATCTGAACGACGAAGTTATAGCGGCATGTCGCGATGCGGAAAAGATCCTACTCCTAACGGAACTCACGAACGTAAGGACTGTGACGGAACTTATGAAGGATTTTGGATCCAAAGTTGGGTTCATAGACAGGAGAAACTTTACAAAGAGTGAACTCTTGGCAGAGCTGAATGTTGCCGGTCGATCCTGA
- a CDS encoding ABC transporter ATP-binding protein, translating into MKITFERVSYSYVNDQSDRGLVAGNRLTETNSPSASFLALEDVSCVIEEATVSLLAGHNGSGKSTFLKLMNGILKPCGGTVILGDIPTADRKTSELARYCSLCFQNPDDQLFAATVEKEIRFGLENIKSNDSLYRSVLQILNLTELLKSNPFALTYAQKRIVAIAACVAMDTPIVALDEPTAGLSMREKENLKGLLEFLKSRGKTIVIVSHDLEFFLPIADDVVLLSKGRIRYAGGKNGLFGKGNSRVVFRESGVNYPVFRRIAEVLGLEEPSFDAKAIIDELSKKRAGTTLRTNG; encoded by the coding sequence ATGAAAATCACGTTTGAACGGGTCAGCTACTCATATGTGAACGATCAGAGTGACCGCGGATTGGTTGCCGGCAATAGACTTACCGAAACGAACTCACCTTCGGCTTCTTTCCTGGCTCTGGAGGACGTTTCCTGTGTCATCGAAGAAGCAACAGTATCCCTGCTGGCAGGGCACAACGGTTCAGGAAAAAGTACGTTTTTAAAACTTATGAATGGAATCCTGAAACCATGTGGTGGAACAGTAATCCTGGGCGACATCCCAACGGCCGACAGGAAGACAAGCGAGTTAGCGCGATACTGTTCTTTGTGTTTCCAAAATCCGGACGATCAATTGTTTGCAGCCACAGTGGAAAAAGAGATAAGATTCGGACTTGAGAACATTAAATCAAATGATTCTCTCTACAGGAGTGTGTTGCAGATTCTCAATCTCACTGAATTACTTAAGTCAAATCCATTCGCACTTACATATGCTCAGAAGAGGATTGTGGCGATCGCGGCGTGCGTGGCGATGGATACGCCTATCGTTGCTTTGGATGAGCCGACAGCGGGCCTCTCCATGAGAGAGAAGGAGAATTTGAAGGGCTTGCTGGAATTCCTTAAATCACGGGGGAAGACAATCGTTATCGTATCTCACGATCTGGAATTCTTTCTCCCTATAGCCGACGATGTTGTGTTGCTATCGAAAGGACGAATCAGATACGCCGGTGGCAAGAACGGACTTTTCGGCAAAGGAAATTCACGAGTGGTATTCAGGGAATCCGGAGTGAATTATCCGGTCTTTAGACGTATCGCAGAAGTTCTCGGCCTGGAGGAGCCTTCATTCGACGCAAAGGCGATTATCGATGAGCTCTCAAAAAAGAGAGCCGGCACCACCCTGCGCACAAACGGGTAG
- a CDS encoding ABC transporter ATP-binding protein codes for MNILSFKNYSFSYSDDTHAALHNIALNVEEGESIVVSGLSGSGKSTLCMAASDLTGNFPASISEGEIRHGRRSESTRSSVSVVLQNFYAQITYLRSTVFEEIAFPCENIGLERNEIIKRVEDTISKMKIENLAYRNPLELSGGEKQKVVIAAAIAVKPYLLVLDEPMSQLDSESTRYLGDLLLDLKREVTLFVAENDPYLSLKIADRLVLLYEGQIIADGPPAQVLGPLSEPHVDLPAWTKCVSEATRRKLFSDRSDVNPFELNYRLALSALMSLK; via the coding sequence ATGAACATCCTATCATTTAAAAATTATTCGTTTTCGTACTCCGATGATACCCACGCTGCGCTGCACAACATAGCTCTTAATGTTGAGGAAGGGGAAAGTATTGTGGTCTCCGGCCTGAGCGGATCGGGCAAATCGACATTGTGCATGGCCGCATCCGATCTGACTGGAAATTTTCCGGCGTCGATCTCCGAGGGTGAAATTCGTCATGGCAGGCGTTCGGAGTCAACGCGTTCGAGTGTCAGTGTGGTTCTGCAGAATTTTTACGCTCAGATCACGTATTTGCGATCCACGGTCTTTGAGGAGATTGCGTTTCCCTGCGAGAATATCGGTCTCGAAAGGAACGAGATCATAAAAAGAGTCGAAGACACGATATCGAAGATGAAGATAGAGAATCTTGCGTACAGGAACCCTCTCGAGCTTTCAGGCGGTGAAAAGCAGAAAGTCGTCATTGCAGCCGCAATCGCGGTGAAACCTTATTTACTCGTGCTGGACGAACCCATGAGCCAACTTGATTCGGAAAGCACACGTTATCTCGGCGATTTGCTATTAGACCTGAAGCGAGAGGTGACACTTTTTGTCGCAGAAAATGATCCCTACCTCTCTCTCAAGATTGCCGATCGATTGGTCCTATTGTATGAAGGTCAGATTATTGCCGACGGCCCACCCGCTCAGGTTCTCGGACCATTAAGCGAACCGCATGTAGACCTACCCGCCTGGACAAAATGCGTGTCGGAAGCGACGCGCAGAAAACTTTTTTCGGACCGGAGCGATGTAAATCCTTTCGAACTCAATTATCGTCTTGCTTTATCAGCGCTCATGAGCTTGAAATGA
- a CDS encoding energy-coupling factor transporter transmembrane component T, giving the protein MPIPDRFVKRYNPLNHYAVLAVIIAAFSFKLEWQAVLLAVLISVTLVSRHRRQIYRGFMKFVFPLIVIGFAINGMFFTGDVAFSLGPIAFKEQGLIFAATVSVRLMLIVISIGYFFSKVESETLAEYMVSSGADRRLVYIYLLSIAMVHLMKDKLGKIFVAQSARGLDPTRDLSARAKYILPLLVPLAYSYLAESLDRGMALNAAHLDTHMRTRNAGASTSTLLVIETNIPGLITGRLLLAATIVFGIFELLG; this is encoded by the coding sequence TTGCCAATTCCCGATAGGTTCGTCAAAAGATACAACCCACTGAATCACTACGCCGTGCTCGCTGTGATTATCGCGGCTTTCTCTTTCAAGCTCGAATGGCAAGCCGTATTGCTCGCGGTTCTGATTAGTGTGACACTGGTTTCGAGGCACCGCAGACAGATTTATAGAGGCTTCATGAAGTTCGTCTTTCCACTTATCGTAATCGGCTTTGCAATAAACGGCATGTTCTTCACCGGGGATGTGGCATTCTCTCTTGGCCCGATAGCGTTTAAAGAGCAGGGTCTGATTTTCGCCGCCACCGTCTCAGTCCGCCTCATGCTCATTGTAATTTCAATCGGATACTTCTTCTCGAAAGTCGAATCAGAAACGCTCGCTGAGTATATGGTCTCAAGTGGCGCCGATCGTCGGCTAGTTTATATTTACCTCCTTTCGATCGCGATGGTACATCTTATGAAGGACAAGCTCGGGAAGATCTTCGTAGCTCAATCGGCACGAGGCCTCGACCCTACACGTGATTTATCCGCTCGCGCGAAATACATTTTACCCCTCCTTGTCCCGCTCGCGTATTCTTATCTAGCTGAAAGCCTCGACAGGGGCATGGCTCTCAACGCGGCGCATCTTGACACCCACATGAGAACGAGAAATGCAGGCGCCAGCACAAGCACACTGCTTGTAATCGAGACGAACATCCCTGGTTTGATCACGGGGAGACTATTACTTGCTGCAACTATCGTGTTCGGAATTTTCGAGTTGCTCGGATGA
- a CDS encoding ECF transporter S component, with translation MTAIDKPLAGEIQSTRQRVGKFEREVNATTIPLIAFGAALNVVIGQAVQLIKLPIYLDSVGTVLIGCIVGPIAGMLTGAIANLTLGFFFNYAFIFFIPVALVIGAFSGMVARLGVFKRWYTAVASGILQGVISAIASAPIAAFMFGGVTMGGTDFLVLYFRAVGKSIMQSTLMQGLAADPVDKAISYFLVYLLLTRIPRTILRRLPGFANSR, from the coding sequence ATGACCGCTATCGATAAACCTCTCGCCGGCGAAATTCAATCAACGCGACAACGAGTTGGCAAGTTCGAGCGCGAGGTCAACGCGACTACAATACCACTTATAGCTTTCGGCGCAGCTCTCAACGTCGTCATCGGCCAGGCGGTGCAGCTAATCAAACTTCCGATCTACCTCGACTCGGTAGGCACAGTCCTGATCGGATGCATAGTGGGACCTATTGCCGGAATGCTTACGGGCGCGATAGCAAATCTCACACTGGGATTCTTCTTCAATTATGCGTTCATCTTTTTCATACCTGTCGCTCTGGTCATCGGGGCTTTTAGCGGGATGGTTGCCAGACTCGGAGTTTTCAAAAGATGGTACACAGCGGTTGCTTCGGGAATCCTTCAAGGCGTAATCTCTGCAATCGCCTCCGCGCCTATTGCGGCCTTCATGTTCGGGGGCGTGACTATGGGCGGGACGGACTTTCTCGTCTTGTATTTCCGAGCCGTGGGCAAGTCGATCATGCAGAGCACTCTCATGCAGGGACTCGCTGCGGATCCGGTAGACAAGGCGATTAGTTATTTCCTCGTTTATTTACTCTTGACAAGAATCCCGCGCACAATTTTGAGGAGACTTCCGGGCTTTGCCAATTCCCGATAG
- a CDS encoding FAD/NAD(P)-binding oxidoreductase yields the protein MSEYKYIIVGGGMTADSAVNGIGEVDKSGKIAVFSSEADAPYNRPPLSKGLWKGDPLDSIWRKGDEESRDIFLSTRVLSVNAEEKAVKSSDGKTFRYEKLLLATGGTPRKLPFGGDGVIYFRTVADYRKLKKLCQVKNDFVVIGGGFIGSEIAAALAMNGKHVTMIFPEDGIGSRAYPGGLSGFLNSYYAGKGVKVISGGTVDGIESVGEHYKLRTGNGELISTDGIVAGLGIIPNDEIAKSVNLAVGNGIVVDEFLRTDNHDIFAAGDVANFYSKPLDLRMRVEHEDNANMMGLTAGHNMAGRSESYDHLPFFYTDMFDLGYEAVGLIDSRLQTVEEWEEKYRKGVVYYLETGKLRGVLLWNTWGKVDVARDLIKSRRNFSRNELTGLIKD from the coding sequence ATGAGCGAATATAAATACATCATCGTGGGCGGCGGTATGACCGCGGATTCTGCGGTGAATGGAATCGGGGAAGTGGACAAATCGGGAAAGATTGCTGTTTTCTCTTCAGAAGCCGATGCACCGTACAACAGGCCGCCATTATCGAAAGGTCTATGGAAAGGCGATCCGCTCGATTCAATCTGGAGAAAGGGGGATGAAGAATCCCGGGACATCTTTCTCTCCACCCGCGTTCTGTCGGTAAACGCGGAGGAGAAGGCTGTGAAGTCAAGCGACGGAAAAACCTTTCGCTACGAGAAACTCCTGCTCGCCACCGGCGGAACTCCACGCAAGCTTCCATTCGGTGGTGACGGCGTCATTTACTTCAGGACTGTGGCTGATTACAGGAAACTGAAAAAGCTTTGCCAAGTGAAGAATGATTTTGTGGTCATAGGCGGCGGCTTCATCGGATCGGAAATTGCGGCTGCACTCGCCATGAACGGCAAGCACGTGACAATGATCTTTCCCGAAGACGGAATCGGTTCAAGGGCATATCCCGGTGGACTGTCCGGATTCCTCAATTCGTATTATGCCGGAAAAGGCGTGAAGGTGATATCAGGGGGAACGGTAGATGGAATTGAGTCGGTCGGCGAGCATTACAAACTCAGGACGGGGAACGGTGAATTGATATCCACCGACGGGATAGTCGCGGGTCTCGGCATCATCCCGAACGACGAAATCGCGAAATCAGTGAACCTCGCGGTCGGGAATGGAATTGTCGTCGATGAATTTCTCAGAACCGACAACCATGACATATTTGCGGCAGGTGACGTGGCGAACTTTTACAGCAAGCCACTCGATTTGCGAATGCGTGTGGAGCACGAGGATAATGCTAACATGATGGGACTTACCGCCGGCCATAACATGGCAGGGAGATCCGAGTCCTATGACCACCTCCCGTTCTTCTATACGGACATGTTTGATCTGGGATATGAAGCGGTCGGCTTGATTGATTCGAGGCTGCAAACAGTTGAGGAGTGGGAAGAGAAGTACAGGAAAGGTGTGGTCTACTATCTGGAGACTGGAAAACTGAGAGGGGTGCTCCTCTGGAACACGTGGGGCAAGGTAGACGTGGCGAGAGATTTGATTAAATCCCGAAGGAATTTTTCTCGTAACGAGTTGACCGGACTCATAAAGGATTGA
- a CDS encoding YIP1 family protein, with the protein MSEQPVNTEQPPSPGSSGQESISFLDKAAGVFYEPSKVFESLKTSPLKFADWFVPVLLVALLAGVNVYLRFASPDLRFQMAQMQERYIDNMVTQGKMTADQAQQAKDRMENGSTSVTVVSVIVAIVAVFIFFFIIAGIWFLVGKFALKGNITYTHALGILGLSEWIAVVGVIIGTVVMVAMSRLDGGLHLGLLTQMNTDSKAYLFMSKIDVFTIWSLVVIAIGLGRFAGRKGIMPAACVCAVWVIWVLVSIFALGGRFG; encoded by the coding sequence ATGTCGGAACAACCTGTCAACACGGAACAACCACCCTCGCCGGGTTCCTCAGGGCAGGAGTCGATTTCATTCCTCGACAAAGCGGCAGGCGTCTTTTACGAACCGTCTAAGGTTTTTGAATCATTGAAGACATCTCCCTTGAAGTTCGCAGACTGGTTCGTGCCGGTTCTCCTTGTCGCTTTGCTCGCGGGAGTCAACGTCTATCTCCGCTTTGCGTCGCCCGACTTGAGGTTCCAGATGGCTCAAATGCAGGAGCGTTACATAGACAACATGGTGACGCAGGGGAAAATGACTGCCGACCAGGCGCAACAAGCTAAGGACAGGATGGAGAACGGTTCGACTTCTGTGACTGTCGTCAGTGTCATCGTGGCAATCGTTGCCGTTTTCATTTTCTTCTTCATTATTGCCGGGATCTGGTTCCTGGTGGGCAAGTTTGCGCTGAAGGGAAACATCACTTACACCCATGCCCTCGGCATACTCGGGCTGTCTGAATGGATCGCCGTCGTGGGAGTTATAATCGGAACCGTTGTTATGGTCGCAATGTCACGACTGGACGGTGGACTGCATCTCGGTTTACTCACTCAGATGAACACGGACAGCAAGGCTTATCTTTTTATGTCGAAGATCGACGTGTTCACAATCTGGTCATTAGTCGTCATAGCGATCGGGCTCGGGAGATTTGCCGGGAGGAAAGGTATCATGCCGGCTGCGTGTGTGTGTGCAGTGTGGGTGATATGGGTACTCGTCAGTATCTTCGCACTTGGCGGTCGGTTCGGCTGA